A genomic stretch from Ruminococcaceae bacterium KH2T8 includes:
- a CDS encoding RNA polymerase sigma factor, sigma-70 family, with translation MKNYRVSVFNTITRRYEMVEVTEEVYKEYMHDEWNTKKATARFYKHHVTAAYMAQDTEEFFEQLDSYVKSCEKRFEEASDHNDLAETIGEAMKNLSTRDRNLIHAIFYEGYSEKEYAEKMGVSQSAVHQKKKKILRHLKKEMEKFL, from the coding sequence ATGAAGAACTACAGGGTATCTGTTTTCAATACGATCACAAGAAGGTACGAGATGGTCGAGGTTACTGAGGAAGTATACAAGGAATACATGCATGACGAATGGAATACGAAGAAGGCGACAGCCAGATTCTATAAGCATCACGTTACTGCAGCATATATGGCTCAGGATACCGAAGAGTTCTTTGAGCAACTCGACAGTTACGTTAAGAGCTGTGAGAAAAGATTTGAAGAGGCCTCTGACCATAATGATCTGGCTGAAACGATCGGCGAAGCAATGAAGAACTTGAGTACCAGAGACAGAAATCTCATACACGCAATCTTCTATGAAGGGTATTCAGAGAAGGAATATGCCGAGAAAATGGGCGTTTCACAGTCTGCCGTACACCAGAAAAAGAAGAAAATCTTACGACATCTGAAAAAAGAAATGGAGAAATTTTTGTAA